In Edaphobacter paludis, a single window of DNA contains:
- a CDS encoding response regulator transcription factor: protein MNRLILADNQAIFRAGAARVLALEDDMRIVAQCENAEKFSTAMEMFRGSILLVASSLRPDYPALFSRSKELGSRIILVAENAEQVADELLALFDGIVGRSVAGPELVDCVRRVARGQRFVQLANVTTMQVADSVGARVRDRLTPKEMQIVALIVQGCKNKEIAAQLGTKEQVIKNYLRGIYDKTGVSDRLELALFTIHHRVLAEAAAKAGNLIEMKTA, encoded by the coding sequence CAGCACGTGTGCTTGCATTGGAGGACGATATGCGCATCGTCGCTCAATGCGAAAATGCGGAGAAATTCAGTACTGCGATGGAGATGTTTCGAGGAAGTATTTTGCTCGTAGCTTCAAGTCTGCGGCCGGATTATCCTGCTTTATTCAGTCGTAGCAAGGAACTTGGCAGCCGGATTATCCTGGTGGCGGAAAATGCAGAACAGGTTGCTGACGAACTGTTGGCCCTTTTCGACGGCATTGTCGGACGCAGTGTCGCCGGACCCGAACTTGTCGATTGTGTTCGCCGGGTAGCCAGAGGGCAGCGCTTTGTTCAGCTTGCCAACGTTACTACCATGCAGGTTGCTGACAGTGTTGGCGCGCGTGTCCGTGACCGGTTGACGCCGAAGGAGATGCAGATCGTCGCGCTGATTGTTCAGGGTTGCAAAAACAAGGAGATTGCTGCGCAGCTTGGCACCAAGGAGCAGGTCATCAAGAACTATTTGCGCGGGATCTACGACAAGACCGGTGTCTCGGACCGTTTGGAACTGGCCCTTTTTACGATTCATCACCGTGTTCTGGCGGAGGCCGCTGCCAAGGCGGGAAATCTAATTGAGATGAAGACTGCTTGA
- the pruA gene encoding L-glutamate gamma-semialdehyde dehydrogenase, translating to MAIANPVLSPAARSTQAPFVNEAFVDFTLALNKRLMQSALDEVENQLGREYDLVIGGRRLRTESKIVSTNPARPKQVVGIHSKAGTEHVQQAIDAAQTAFVSWSRTSATDRAGLLFRAAGLIRERKFEFCAWLVYEVGKNWGEADADVGETIDFLEFYGREALRLAGATTPIQFPGERNQLRYLPLGVGAVISPWNFPFAIMAGMTAAAIVCGNTVILKPSEDAPTIAARFVSLLEEAGLPDGVVNLCPGSGAEFGSALVEHPQTRFIAFTGSKTVGLQIHERAARTQPGQHFIKRTILEMGGKDSIIVDNNCDLDAAVQGVLASAFGFNGQKCSACSRAIVDAEVYNTFCDRLQTKVAEIKTGDPVENVYTGPVISEKAYRKVLGYLDIAKTEGVVINGGQAIETPEGGYYIAPTVVKDVAPTARIAQEEIFGPVLSVIRSKNFDDALAIANNTEYGLTGAIYSNSRENLERGQNEFHVGNLYLNRKCTGAMVGAHPFGGFNMSGTDSKAGGPDYLLLFTQAQSIAEKITKTSSTAEEQSDQMGM from the coding sequence ATGGCTATCGCGAATCCGGTTCTCTCCCCCGCTGCCCGTTCGACTCAGGCCCCGTTTGTCAACGAAGCATTTGTTGACTTTACCCTGGCGTTGAACAAGCGCCTCATGCAATCTGCGCTCGACGAGGTGGAGAATCAGCTTGGACGCGAGTACGACCTTGTGATCGGAGGCCGGCGTCTGCGGACGGAAAGCAAGATTGTTTCGACCAATCCGGCCCGCCCTAAACAAGTTGTCGGCATCCACTCGAAGGCAGGAACGGAACACGTTCAACAGGCGATCGATGCTGCCCAGACCGCCTTCGTAAGCTGGAGTCGGACCTCGGCAACCGACCGGGCCGGTCTCCTCTTCCGCGCCGCAGGGCTCATCCGCGAGCGCAAATTTGAGTTCTGCGCATGGCTGGTCTACGAAGTAGGCAAGAACTGGGGCGAGGCTGACGCAGACGTAGGCGAGACCATCGACTTTCTGGAGTTCTACGGACGCGAGGCGCTCCGTTTGGCTGGCGCAACCACGCCCATCCAGTTTCCCGGCGAGCGCAATCAGCTTCGCTACCTGCCGCTCGGCGTAGGTGCAGTCATCTCGCCGTGGAACTTTCCCTTCGCCATCATGGCGGGAATGACCGCCGCCGCGATCGTCTGCGGCAACACGGTGATTCTCAAGCCATCGGAGGACGCGCCCACTATCGCCGCAAGATTCGTCAGCCTGCTCGAAGAGGCGGGTCTGCCCGACGGTGTCGTCAACCTTTGCCCCGGCTCCGGAGCGGAATTCGGCAGCGCTCTGGTTGAGCACCCGCAGACCCGCTTCATCGCCTTCACCGGATCGAAGACCGTCGGTTTGCAGATTCACGAGCGCGCCGCCCGCACCCAGCCCGGCCAGCACTTCATCAAGCGAACGATTCTAGAGATGGGCGGCAAGGACTCGATCATCGTCGACAATAACTGCGACCTCGACGCAGCCGTGCAGGGAGTCCTCGCCAGCGCCTTCGGCTTCAATGGCCAGAAGTGCTCTGCCTGTTCGCGGGCCATCGTCGACGCAGAGGTCTACAACACATTCTGCGACCGGCTACAGACAAAGGTGGCGGAGATCAAGACCGGGGACCCCGTGGAGAACGTCTATACCGGTCCCGTCATCAGCGAGAAGGCCTACCGCAAGGTCCTCGGCTACCTCGACATCGCGAAAACCGAGGGTGTCGTGATCAATGGCGGCCAGGCCATCGAAACTCCAGAGGGGGGCTACTACATCGCACCGACCGTAGTTAAGGATGTGGCGCCCACCGCCCGCATCGCGCAGGAAGAGATCTTCGGACCGGTGCTGAGTGTCATTAGGTCGAAGAACTTCGACGACGCACTGGCCATCGCCAACAACACGGAGTACGGCCTCACCGGAGCAATCTACTCCAACTCGCGGGAGAACCTGGAGAGAGGGCAGAACGAGTTCCACGTCGGCAATCTCTACCTCAATCGGAAGTGCACGGGAGCGATGGTCGGCGCGCATCCCTTCGGCGGCTTCAACATGAGCGGCACCGACTCGAAGGCCGGCGGCCCCGACTATCTCCTGCTATTCACTCAGGCCCAGAGCATCGCGGAAAAAATAACGAAGACAAGTTCCACAGCGGAAGAGCAATCGGACCAAATGGGGATGTAG
- a CDS encoding polysaccharide deacetylase family protein, with translation MNKQIFYDPLRKRWKRLRRILDILALLGFLLITVFLVGLLRTKPLPELSFQTQKRNYRTLTNPRKPVLKPGQKLRLSPHRKTDLKPSDVTLNSGEGLRAAYYVEWDPASYSSLKQHIKQVDLLFPEWLHVVTPDGNLTSFTIDNRPFQVVDSGGVHSVDQEFKVARTIAENHVDTEVFPLVNNYDPVKGVFLPSIGDFLEDDSARANFLKQLDTFFAANPNYHGLSLDFEEIPSDAQPGYNSLIAAIYSDFQQRHLRLYVNTPVGDDDFNLKYIADHSDGLLLMNYDLHQTDSGPGPIAPQDWFIDNLKNVLKIVPKQKIICAIGSYGYDWSLAMPPASSGKQAKSKKQPPPKVLTSQNLSTQEAWQEAYDSGSDIDLDDNSLNAHFAYDDEDAHVRHQVWFLDAVTVLNEMRAARALGLETFALWRLGSEDNSLWKIWDNPTKGDPLKDLATVEPGYDVDTEGDGDILRITRKPQNGQRTMTLDDDASIPLNYRSITDETMDSLPLSYTIQQYGYHPNEVALSFDDGPDPQWTPKILDILKRYGVHATFLMIGEVAENNVGVMQRVYREGHEIGNHTFTHPDISDISNAQVDLQLNLTERLFASKLGVQPLYFRPPYSIDQEPDTNDQAAPVDRIQSLGYVILGNKIDTNDWDEHPRKSPQEIIDSVFQQINDMQARPWTKGSVILLHDGGGDRSATVAALPKLIEALRAHGYKIVNVSDLIGKTRAEVMPPLTPRQRWLARADSITFFVVGFFNNFIVGVFFVGDILMSARLIIMGICAVIDRLRKRKNYATPEYLPKVAVVIPAYNEETVIVRTIRSVMMSTYKNLRIIVVDDGSTDKTYDVARAAYPADIASGRLTIMTKPNAGKAEALNFALPYIDEEIYVGIDADTVIAHDAIARLVPNFANPKIGAVAGNAKVGNKVNLWTRWQALEYITSQNFERRALDLFDVVTVVPGAIGAWRTSIVKAGGGYHSNTVAEDADLTMNILEQGYSSIYEDAALAFTEAPVTADGLMRQRFRWSFGILQAIWKHRGAFTKHKALGFFALPNTLVFQILLPLVSPLIDLMFVVGVVTYYIDKHFHPETTSAASLEKLIVFFLAFLMIDFVTSALAFALERKHPASKGDGWLLFHIWIQRFTYRQVFSVVLFKTIKRAIDGKPFNWDKLDRTAKMSKSTDQLTEAGS, from the coding sequence ATGAACAAACAAATTTTCTACGATCCGCTACGAAAACGCTGGAAGAGGCTGCGTCGAATTCTCGACATCCTCGCCCTTCTGGGATTTCTGCTGATCACCGTGTTTCTTGTGGGCTTGCTGCGCACGAAACCGTTGCCCGAGCTGTCCTTCCAGACCCAGAAACGCAACTACCGCACGCTCACCAATCCGCGTAAGCCGGTACTGAAGCCCGGCCAGAAGCTTCGCCTTTCTCCGCATCGAAAGACCGACCTTAAGCCCTCCGACGTCACGCTGAACTCCGGTGAAGGTCTTCGTGCTGCCTACTATGTCGAGTGGGATCCAGCCAGCTACTCCTCGCTCAAGCAGCACATCAAACAGGTCGACCTCCTCTTTCCCGAGTGGTTGCACGTCGTTACGCCTGACGGAAATCTAACCTCCTTCACTATCGACAACCGCCCCTTTCAGGTCGTCGATAGCGGCGGAGTCCACTCCGTTGATCAGGAGTTCAAGGTCGCCCGCACCATCGCGGAAAATCACGTCGATACTGAAGTCTTCCCGCTCGTCAACAACTACGATCCGGTCAAGGGCGTCTTTCTGCCCTCCATCGGGGATTTCCTCGAAGACGACTCTGCCCGCGCCAACTTCCTCAAGCAGCTCGATACCTTCTTCGCCGCCAATCCGAATTATCACGGCCTCTCGCTCGACTTCGAAGAGATTCCCTCTGACGCGCAGCCCGGCTACAACTCTCTCATTGCCGCTATCTACAGCGATTTCCAACAGCGTCATCTCCGCCTCTACGTGAACACCCCCGTCGGCGACGATGACTTCAATCTGAAGTACATCGCCGACCACTCCGACGGTCTGCTGCTGATGAACTATGACCTCCACCAGACCGATAGCGGCCCCGGCCCTATCGCCCCACAAGACTGGTTCATCGACAACCTGAAGAACGTCCTCAAGATCGTTCCCAAGCAGAAGATCATCTGCGCCATCGGCAGCTACGGCTACGACTGGTCGCTCGCAATGCCGCCGGCGTCATCCGGAAAACAGGCCAAGTCTAAAAAGCAGCCACCCCCCAAGGTGCTGACCTCGCAGAACCTCTCTACGCAGGAGGCATGGCAGGAGGCATACGACTCGGGCTCCGACATCGATCTCGATGACAACTCTCTCAATGCCCACTTTGCCTACGATGACGAAGACGCCCACGTTCGTCATCAGGTCTGGTTCCTCGATGCAGTCACCGTCCTGAACGAGATGCGTGCTGCCCGCGCCCTTGGCCTCGAGACCTTCGCCCTATGGCGGCTCGGCTCAGAAGACAACTCCCTGTGGAAGATCTGGGACAATCCGACCAAGGGCGATCCGCTCAAAGATCTCGCGACCGTCGAACCCGGCTACGACGTCGACACCGAGGGCGACGGCGACATCCTGCGCATAACTCGCAAACCCCAGAACGGTCAGCGCACCATGACCCTGGACGATGACGCCTCGATCCCCTTGAACTATCGCTCCATCACCGACGAGACGATGGACTCGTTGCCCCTCTCTTACACGATCCAGCAGTACGGCTACCATCCCAACGAAGTGGCGCTCAGCTTCGACGATGGCCCGGATCCGCAGTGGACGCCGAAGATCCTCGATATCCTGAAGCGCTATGGCGTTCACGCCACCTTCCTTATGATCGGCGAGGTCGCCGAAAATAACGTCGGCGTCATGCAGCGGGTCTATCGCGAAGGCCACGAGATCGGCAACCATACCTTCACTCACCCAGATATCAGCGATATCTCCAACGCGCAGGTCGACCTGCAACTGAACCTGACCGAGCGGCTTTTCGCCTCCAAACTTGGCGTTCAGCCCCTCTATTTCCGACCGCCCTACTCCATCGATCAAGAGCCCGACACCAACGACCAGGCCGCGCCTGTCGACCGTATTCAGAGCTTGGGCTACGTCATTCTCGGCAACAAGATCGATACCAACGACTGGGACGAGCACCCGCGCAAATCTCCCCAGGAGATCATCGACAGCGTCTTCCAGCAGATTAACGACATGCAGGCCCGCCCCTGGACCAAGGGCTCTGTCATCCTTCTGCATGATGGCGGCGGAGACCGGTCGGCAACCGTAGCCGCTCTTCCCAAGCTGATCGAGGCCCTGCGTGCGCACGGGTACAAGATCGTCAACGTATCAGATCTAATAGGCAAGACCCGAGCCGAGGTCATGCCCCCGCTCACGCCACGTCAGCGCTGGCTGGCCCGTGCCGACTCCATCACCTTCTTCGTCGTCGGCTTCTTTAACAACTTCATCGTCGGCGTCTTCTTCGTTGGCGACATCCTGATGAGCGCGCGGCTCATCATTATGGGCATCTGCGCGGTCATCGACCGCCTGCGCAAGCGAAAGAACTACGCCACGCCGGAGTATCTGCCCAAGGTCGCGGTCGTCATACCCGCCTACAACGAAGAGACGGTCATCGTGCGGACCATTCGGTCCGTCATGATGTCCACCTATAAGAATCTGCGCATCATCGTCGTGGACGACGGCTCCACCGACAAAACCTACGATGTCGCCCGAGCCGCCTACCCGGCTGACATCGCCTCCGGACGCCTGACTATCATGACCAAGCCGAACGCGGGCAAAGCCGAGGCGCTCAACTTTGCGCTTCCGTACATCGACGAGGAGATCTACGTCGGCATCGACGCCGATACGGTCATCGCTCATGATGCCATCGCCAGGCTTGTCCCGAACTTTGCTAACCCGAAGATTGGAGCTGTCGCCGGCAATGCCAAGGTAGGCAACAAGGTCAACCTGTGGACCCGCTGGCAGGCGCTCGAGTACATCACCAGCCAGAACTTCGAGCGCCGCGCCCTCGACCTCTTCGATGTGGTCACCGTGGTTCCGGGAGCCATCGGCGCATGGCGCACCTCAATCGTCAAAGCCGGCGGCGGCTATCACTCCAATACCGTCGCCGAAGACGCTGACCTGACCATGAACATCCTCGAACAGGGCTACTCTTCCATATACGAGGATGCGGCGTTGGCATTCACCGAGGCGCCGGTGACGGCGGACGGCCTCATGCGCCAGCGCTTCCGCTGGTCCTTCGGTATCCTTCAGGCCATCTGGAAGCACCGCGGCGCATTCACCAAACACAAAGCGCTTGGCTTCTTTGCGCTGCCCAATACTCTCGTCTTCCAGATTCTGCTGCCGCTCGTCTCGCCGCTGATTGACTTGATGTTTGTCGTCGGCGTGGTGACCTACTACATCGACAAACACTTCCATCCGGAGACCACCTCGGCGGCCAGCCTGGAGAAGTTGATCGTCTTCTTCCTCGCCTTCCTGATGATCGATTTCGTCACCTCCGCGCTCGCCTTTGCGCTCGAACGCAAGCATCCGGCCAGCAAGGGCGACGGCTGGCTTCTCTTCCATATCTGGATCCAGCGCTTCACCTATCGGCAGGTCTTCTCGGTCGTACTCTTCAAAACCATCAAGCGCGCCATCGACGGCAAACCCTTCAACTGGGACAAACTGGACCGGACTGCCAAGATGTCCAAATCCACCGATCAGCTGACCGAGGCAGGCTCATAA
- a CDS encoding glycosyltransferase family 39 protein, whose translation MTRRRRLVWLWVALPLMLGFALRLWFIAHLARIDGDTLLYGDIAKNWLEHGVYGFTQVGVMPRATLIRLPGYPLFLATCFRVFGMEHYTAVMVVQSIIDLLTCLVVSALAGRLFGRRAAVVALWLAALCPFTANYVAAPLTETLSLTCVALAFYGLERWRTTSHGPNRWLWLITFALAYAVLLRPEQGLLAVAVLAAMVWLAWVPGRGVSSVWPVALAAVCMVLPLAPWTVRNWETFHVIQPLAPRYATDPGELVPLGFQRWYRSWGIEFASTEAVYWNYDDAGIDIGDVPSRAFDSEAQYERTNALLNDYNQTDNATPAIDAQFGKLAEERIQDDPVRYYVALPVARLLDMALRPRTEMMPIPLNWWRWAHPAKSLFAYGYAGLNLAYLVLGGVGFWLWHRRKWNGNPALAWSMMGFVILRCAVLLTLDNSEPRYTLEFFPVIFVWSAMVFSRPSADRLSSSCRS comes from the coding sequence ATGACTCGTAGAAGACGACTGGTATGGCTGTGGGTGGCGCTGCCGCTGATGTTGGGGTTTGCCCTGCGGCTGTGGTTCATCGCCCATCTGGCGCGAATCGATGGCGACACGCTGCTGTATGGTGACATCGCCAAGAACTGGCTGGAGCATGGCGTCTATGGATTCACACAAGTGGGCGTGATGCCGCGGGCGACACTGATTCGGTTGCCAGGCTATCCGCTCTTTCTGGCGACGTGTTTTCGTGTCTTCGGAATGGAGCACTATACGGCTGTGATGGTGGTGCAGAGCATCATCGACCTGTTGACATGCCTTGTAGTGAGTGCGCTAGCTGGGCGTTTGTTCGGACGTCGCGCTGCGGTGGTCGCGCTGTGGCTTGCTGCGCTCTGTCCTTTTACGGCGAACTATGTTGCCGCTCCGTTGACGGAGACTCTTAGTTTGACCTGTGTTGCGCTTGCCTTCTATGGGCTGGAGCGCTGGCGGACGACCTCGCATGGGCCGAACCGATGGCTCTGGTTGATTACTTTTGCGCTTGCTTATGCGGTTCTGCTAAGGCCGGAGCAGGGGCTGCTTGCAGTTGCGGTGCTTGCTGCGATGGTCTGGCTGGCCTGGGTTCCCGGGCGCGGTGTGAGTTCGGTCTGGCCAGTGGCTCTGGCGGCTGTATGCATGGTGCTTCCGCTGGCTCCTTGGACGGTGCGGAATTGGGAGACGTTTCATGTGATACAGCCGCTGGCTCCTCGCTATGCCACCGATCCGGGAGAGCTGGTGCCGCTGGGCTTTCAGCGATGGTATCGAAGCTGGGGCATCGAATTTGCTTCGACCGAAGCTGTCTATTGGAACTACGATGATGCTGGGATCGACATTGGGGATGTGCCGTCGCGGGCCTTCGATTCAGAGGCGCAATATGAGCGTACCAATGCGCTGCTGAACGACTATAACCAGACCGACAATGCCACCCCTGCTATTGACGCGCAATTTGGGAAGCTTGCGGAAGAACGGATTCAGGACGATCCGGTCCGATACTATGTTGCATTGCCGGTGGCCCGCCTGCTGGACATGGCGCTGCGGCCCCGGACCGAGATGATGCCGATTCCACTGAACTGGTGGCGCTGGGCGCATCCGGCGAAGAGCTTATTTGCTTATGGCTATGCGGGGTTGAATCTTGCCTATCTCGTGCTGGGCGGCGTTGGGTTCTGGCTTTGGCACCGGCGCAAATGGAATGGAAATCCCGCGCTGGCATGGTCGATGATGGGGTTTGTGATCCTGCGGTGCGCTGTGCTGCTGACGCTCGATAACTCGGAGCCGCGCTATACGCTGGAGTTCTTCCCCGTGATCTTTGTCTGGTCGGCGATGGTGTTTTCGCGGCCTAGCGCCGATCGACTGTCGTCTTCTTGTCGGTCTTGA
- a CDS encoding outer membrane lipoprotein-sorting protein has product MQIFRRVAATLLIPAAALLITPVSSFAQSKPADLNTVLHQMDQASTKFKSAEADFRWDIYERVVKETTTQNGTIYFLKNSSTLQMGAKINPPTAKVIEYKNGSLQLFDPGSDHLTVMSAGNKQAQYESFLTLGFGGSGTDLAKAWDITDQGTEPINDGSKMVTTTKLNLVSKDPNVRNMFTHVIIWVDPARGISLKQQFFTPSEDERTTYFTNIRYNQPVNTKPFAIKTDKKTTVDRR; this is encoded by the coding sequence ATGCAGATTTTCCGCCGTGTAGCCGCAACGCTTCTCATTCCTGCCGCCGCGCTTCTTATCACTCCGGTTTCCTCATTCGCTCAAAGCAAGCCCGCAGACCTGAACACCGTCCTCCATCAGATGGATCAGGCAAGCACAAAGTTCAAATCGGCAGAGGCCGACTTCCGATGGGACATCTACGAGCGCGTCGTCAAAGAGACGACCACCCAGAACGGCACCATCTACTTCCTCAAAAACAGCTCTACCTTGCAGATGGGCGCGAAGATCAATCCCCCGACTGCGAAGGTCATCGAGTATAAAAATGGCAGCCTGCAACTCTTCGATCCCGGCTCCGATCACCTTACCGTTATGAGCGCGGGAAACAAGCAGGCACAGTATGAGAGCTTCCTCACTCTCGGCTTCGGCGGCAGCGGCACCGATCTCGCCAAAGCCTGGGACATCACCGATCAAGGCACCGAACCCATCAACGACGGCTCCAAAATGGTGACCACGACCAAGCTCAATCTCGTTTCGAAAGACCCCAACGTGCGCAACATGTTTACCCACGTCATCATCTGGGTCGATCCGGCGCGCGGCATTTCCTTGAAGCAGCAGTTCTTTACACCGTCGGAAGACGAGCGCACCACTTACTTCACAAACATCCGCTACAACCAGCCTGTTAATACGAAGCCCTTCGCCATCAAGACCGACAAGAAGACGACAGTCGATCGGCGCTAG
- the serS gene encoding serine--tRNA ligase: MIDLGFMRANLPLVEEKLRARGMDPAVALGNFAETDQQRRDAITRVETLKAQRNKLTEEIAALRRAGSDATAQTEQTRTLKAEAESLEATATAADERLREMMQTLPNLPQDDVPLGKSEHDNRIEKTWGEQPAFDFPAKPHWELGEALGILDFNRAAKISGSRFVVHFGQGARLERALANFMLDLHTREHGYTEVLPPYMVNSKSLFGTGQLPKFAEDLFHCEDKDRPYEPGQYQDSDHWLIPTAEVPVTNLFRDETLDEAQLPISFCAYTPCFRSEAGSYGKDVRGMIRQHQFQKVELVKFAKPENSNAEHERLTRHAETVLERLGLPYRRMLLCTGDMGFSSAKTYDLEVWLPGQNLYREISSCSNFEAFQARRANIKYRPTGAKKGEFLHTLNGSGLAVGRTYLAILENYQQADGTIRVPEALVPYMNGDTVIGKQQGRS, translated from the coding sequence ATGATTGATCTAGGGTTTATGCGGGCAAACCTGCCCCTTGTGGAGGAAAAACTGCGCGCCCGGGGCATGGATCCCGCCGTCGCGCTTGGCAATTTCGCCGAAACTGACCAGCAACGCCGCGATGCCATCACCCGCGTCGAGACGCTGAAGGCCCAGCGCAACAAGCTCACCGAAGAGATCGCCGCCCTCCGCCGGGCAGGCTCGGACGCCACCGCTCAGACCGAGCAGACGCGCACTCTCAAAGCCGAAGCTGAATCCCTCGAAGCCACGGCAACAGCAGCCGACGAGCGCTTGCGCGAGATGATGCAGACCCTGCCCAACCTGCCGCAGGATGACGTTCCCCTCGGCAAGTCCGAGCACGACAACCGCATCGAAAAGACCTGGGGCGAACAGCCCGCCTTCGACTTCCCCGCCAAGCCTCACTGGGAGTTGGGCGAGGCCCTCGGCATCCTCGACTTCAACCGCGCCGCCAAGATCTCCGGCTCACGCTTCGTCGTCCACTTCGGCCAGGGAGCGCGCCTCGAACGCGCCCTCGCCAACTTCATGCTCGACCTCCACACGCGCGAGCACGGCTACACCGAAGTCCTCCCGCCCTACATGGTCAACTCGAAGTCGCTCTTCGGCACCGGCCAGCTTCCCAAGTTCGCCGAAGACCTCTTTCACTGCGAAGACAAGGATCGCCCCTACGAACCGGGCCAATATCAGGACTCCGACCACTGGCTTATCCCGACCGCCGAAGTCCCGGTCACCAACCTCTTTCGCGACGAGACCCTCGACGAGGCGCAGCTCCCCATCTCCTTCTGCGCCTACACTCCCTGCTTCCGCAGCGAGGCCGGCAGCTATGGAAAAGACGTTCGCGGCATGATCCGCCAGCACCAGTTTCAGAAGGTCGAGCTGGTCAAGTTCGCCAAGCCCGAGAACTCCAACGCAGAGCACGAGCGCCTCACCCGCCACGCCGAGACTGTGCTGGAACGCCTCGGTCTTCCCTACCGCCGCATGCTGCTCTGCACCGGCGACATGGGCTTCTCTTCGGCCAAGACCTACGATCTCGAAGTCTGGCTCCCCGGCCAGAATCTTTACCGTGAGATCTCCTCCTGCTCTAACTTTGAGGCCTTCCAGGCGAGGCGCGCCAACATTAAATACCGTCCGACCGGTGCCAAGAAAGGTGAATTTCTTCACACGCTGAACGGCAGCGGCCTCGCCGTAGGACGCACCTATCTTGCCATCCTCGAAAACTACCAGCAGGCCGACGGCACCATCCGAGTCCCCGAAGCGCTCGTCCCATATATGAACGGTGATACAGTCATCGGCAAACAGCAAGGCAGGAGCTGA
- a CDS encoding STAS domain-containing protein, which produces MLILTLNGPLLLGNLFDFQSLLRGLKPSCLILDLTNVPYMDSAGLGVLMNYYVSAQNNHREFLIAGVNERVQALLEMTKVDQILKTYPSVESAEAASQL; this is translated from the coding sequence ATGCTTATCCTGACTCTGAATGGACCGTTGTTGCTCGGCAACCTGTTTGACTTTCAGAGTTTGCTTAGAGGATTGAAACCGTCCTGTTTGATTCTTGATCTGACCAATGTTCCCTATATGGATTCGGCGGGGCTCGGTGTGCTGATGAATTACTACGTTTCGGCACAGAACAATCACCGCGAATTTCTTATCGCGGGAGTGAACGAAAGAGTTCAGGCACTGCTTGAAATGACGAAAGTAGACCAGATTCTCAAGACCTATCCGTCAGTGGAATCGGCAGAGGCTGCCTCGCAGTTATAG
- a CDS encoding single-stranded DNA-binding protein gives MAKSVNKVILLGNVGKDPEIRATAGGMTVANFSIATTDRIKGQDGQYTDKTEWHNLVAFQRTAEIVRDYVKKGNKLYVEGRLQTSSWDDKATGQKKYKTEIIVSDLSLLSGKGEGGSEGGGGYTKSNTASYDQRTPASQPDYADQGITDDDIPF, from the coding sequence ATGGCAAAGAGCGTTAATAAAGTCATCCTTCTTGGCAATGTCGGCAAAGATCCCGAGATCCGTGCGACCGCCGGCGGCATGACGGTCGCCAACTTCTCTATCGCCACCACCGACCGCATCAAAGGTCAGGACGGCCAGTACACCGACAAAACCGAATGGCATAACCTAGTCGCCTTCCAGCGCACTGCCGAGATAGTCCGCGACTACGTCAAGAAGGGTAATAAGCTCTACGTCGAAGGTCGACTGCAGACCTCGTCCTGGGACGACAAGGCCACAGGCCAGAAGAAATATAAGACCGAAATCATCGTCAGCGATCTCTCCCTCCTCTCTGGAAAAGGAGAAGGCGGCAGCGAAGGAGGCGGGGGCTACACCAAATCAAACACCGCCAGCTACGATCAGCGCACGCCTGCATCTCAACCCGACTACGCAGACCAAGGCATCACCGACGACGACATCCCCTTCTAG
- a CDS encoding DUF420 domain-containing protein, producing MTTPTPTTTQSTLSTSNDLRTPPATIAIIIAVSVLASAFICWLVYFHTPTDVGRTHLHSLPLVNAVLNALSTIALLFGYRFIRSRRIPQHRAAMFTAFFFSTIFLGSYLVNFALHGETRFNRLSAWWPFYWKLLASHIILSTIALPLILITFFLSLTGRFPAHKRIARYTFPIWLYVSVTGVIVYAMQSLIH from the coding sequence ATGACGACCCCGACTCCAACGACGACACAAAGCACACTCTCTACCAGCAACGATCTGCGCACGCCGCCCGCGACCATCGCCATTATCATCGCTGTCAGCGTTCTGGCCAGCGCCTTCATCTGCTGGCTCGTCTACTTCCACACTCCAACTGACGTTGGCAGGACTCATCTCCACTCGCTGCCTCTGGTCAACGCCGTCCTGAACGCGCTCTCCACCATCGCGCTGCTCTTCGGCTACCGCTTCATTCGCAGCCGACGCATCCCGCAGCACCGCGCCGCCATGTTCACGGCATTTTTCTTCTCCACTATCTTTCTTGGCTCTTATCTGGTGAATTTCGCCCTCCACGGCGAAACCCGCTTCAACCGTCTCAGCGCGTGGTGGCCCTTCTATTGGAAACTCCTCGCCTCCCACATCATTCTCTCTACCATCGCGCTCCCGCTCATCCTGATTACCTTCTTCCTCTCGCTGACCGGCCGCTTCCCTGCCCACAAACGCATCGCCCGCTACACCTTCCCGATCTGGCTCTATGTCTCCGTCACCGGAGTCATCGTCTACGCCATGCAATCCCTGATTCACTGA